A stretch of Flavobacterium sp. N1994 DNA encodes these proteins:
- a CDS encoding ATP-dependent Clp protease ATP-binding subunit, with amino-acid sequence MDDNFSPRVKDVITYSKEEALRLGHDFIGTEHLMLGILRDGNGKAITILNNLSIDLEHLRKKVEILSPANPNVEISNEKKNLHLTRQAERALKTTFLEAKVFQSSSISTAHLLLCILRNENDPTTKLLHRLKIDYNVVKEQYLNMTPNEEDFNDNLPTNESYNDDSGQDDSLKEGSFNNPANKTNKKSKTPVLDNFGRDLTELAEEGKLDPVVGREKEIERVSQILSRRKKNNPLLIGEPGVGKSAIAEGLALRIIQKKVSRILFNKRVVTLDLASLVAGTKYRGQFEERMKAVMNELEKNDDIILFIDEIHTIVGAGGATGSLDASNMFKPALARGEIQCIGATTLDEYRQYIEKDGALERRFQKVIVEPTSVEETITILNNIKNKYEDHHNVIYTDEAIEACVKLTNRYMSERFLPDKAIDALDEAGSRVHITNIDVPKQILDLERQLEEVRDLKNSVVKKQKYEEAAKLRDDEKRLEKDLAIAQEQWEEDSKTNRIRVTEDNVADVVSMMTGIPVNRIAQTESNKLAHLPELIQGKVIGQNEAVLKISRSIQRNRAGLKDPNRPIGSFIFLGQTGVGKTQLAKVLAKELFDSEDALVRIDMSEYMEKFAISRLIGAPPGYVGYEEGGQLTEKVRRKPYCVVLLDEIEKAHPDVFNMMLQVLDDGYLTDSLGRKIDFKNTIIIMTSNVGARQLKDFGQGVGFGTAAKIAQADDNSKSVIENALKKTFAPEFLNRIDDVIVFNPLEKHDIDLIIEIELKKLYGRVAELGYTLNLSDKAKAFIAEKGFDKQFGARPLKRAIQKYVEDALAEEIITSKIASGDEIFMDLDETMQELTVTIKKAKKPTS; translated from the coding sequence ATGGATGATAATTTTTCACCAAGAGTAAAAGACGTGATAACCTACAGCAAGGAAGAAGCTTTGCGTTTAGGTCACGATTTTATTGGGACTGAGCATTTGATGCTTGGAATATTAAGAGATGGGAATGGCAAAGCAATTACTATTCTCAATAATCTTTCCATTGATTTAGAACATTTGAGAAAAAAGGTTGAAATATTAAGTCCAGCTAACCCAAATGTTGAAATCAGTAACGAAAAAAAGAACCTACACTTGACTCGTCAAGCGGAACGCGCTTTGAAAACTACCTTTTTAGAAGCAAAAGTTTTTCAAAGTTCGTCGATCAGTACGGCACATTTATTATTGTGTATCTTAAGAAATGAGAATGACCCAACAACCAAACTATTGCATCGTCTAAAAATAGACTATAACGTAGTTAAAGAACAGTATTTGAATATGACACCAAACGAAGAAGATTTTAATGATAATTTACCAACAAACGAATCTTATAATGATGACTCAGGACAAGATGACAGTTTGAAAGAAGGTAGTTTCAATAATCCGGCTAACAAGACCAATAAAAAATCCAAAACACCTGTTTTAGATAACTTTGGACGTGACTTAACAGAATTAGCGGAAGAAGGTAAACTCGACCCAGTTGTTGGTCGTGAAAAAGAAATCGAAAGAGTTTCACAAATTCTAAGTCGAAGAAAGAAAAACAATCCATTGCTTATTGGAGAACCAGGTGTTGGTAAATCTGCTATCGCCGAAGGTTTAGCTTTGCGTATTATCCAAAAGAAAGTATCTAGAATTTTGTTCAACAAAAGAGTCGTAACATTAGATTTGGCTTCTTTAGTTGCTGGAACAAAATACCGTGGACAATTCGAAGAAAGAATGAAAGCGGTGATGAATGAATTAGAGAAAAATGACGATATCATTCTTTTCATTGATGAAATTCACACTATCGTTGGTGCTGGTGGAGCAACAGGATCTCTTGATGCTTCTAACATGTTTAAGCCAGCTTTAGCAAGAGGGGAAATACAATGTATTGGTGCTACAACCTTGGATGAATACCGACAATATATTGAAAAAGATGGTGCCTTAGAAAGACGTTTCCAAAAAGTAATTGTAGAACCAACCTCTGTTGAAGAAACGATTACTATTTTGAATAATATCAAAAACAAATACGAAGATCACCACAATGTAATTTACACAGACGAAGCAATCGAAGCGTGTGTTAAATTAACAAACAGATATATGTCAGAACGTTTCCTTCCAGACAAAGCTATTGATGCCTTGGATGAAGCCGGTTCTAGAGTTCACATAACTAATATTGATGTTCCTAAACAAATCTTAGATTTAGAACGTCAATTAGAAGAAGTGCGTGACCTTAAAAATTCTGTCGTGAAAAAACAGAAATATGAAGAAGCAGCCAAACTTCGTGATGATGAAAAACGATTAGAAAAAGATCTTGCCATCGCTCAAGAACAATGGGAAGAAGATTCGAAAACCAATCGAATTAGAGTAACCGAAGATAATGTAGCCGATGTTGTATCAATGATGACTGGTATTCCAGTAAATCGTATTGCACAAACAGAAAGCAATAAATTAGCTCACTTACCTGAATTAATTCAAGGCAAAGTAATTGGACAAAACGAAGCAGTACTTAAAATCTCTCGTTCAATTCAAAGAAATCGTGCTGGATTGAAAGATCCAAATCGACCAATTGGTTCGTTCATTTTCTTGGGACAAACTGGTGTTGGAAAAACACAGTTAGCTAAAGTATTAGCCAAAGAGTTATTTGATTCAGAAGATGCATTAGTTCGTATCGATATGAGTGAATACATGGAGAAATTTGCTATCTCTCGTTTGATTGGTGCACCTCCTGGATATGTTGGTTACGAGGAAGGCGGACAATTGACAGAGAAAGTTAGAAGAAAACCATACTGTGTAGTACTTTTAGACGAGATTGAAAAAGCACATCCAGATGTGTTTAATATGATGCTTCAAGTACTTGATGATGGATATCTTACTGATAGTTTGGGTCGTAAAATCGATTTCAAAAACACTATCATCATTATGACATCTAACGTTGGAGCACGTCAATTGAAAGACTTCGGACAAGGAGTTGGTTTCGGAACTGCTGCTAAAATTGCACAAGCTGATGACAATTCTAAAAGCGTTATCGAAAATGCTTTGAAGAAAACCTTTGCTCCTGAATTCTTAAACAGAATTGACGATGTAATTGTATTCAATCCGTTAGAGAAACACGATATCGATTTGATTATCGAAATTGAATTGAAAAAATTATATGGAAGAGTTGCTGAATTAGGATATACATTAAATCTTTCTGACAAAGCCAAAGCGTTCATTGCTGAAAAAGGTTTTGATAAACAATTTGGTGCTCGACCATTAAAAAGAGCCATTCAAAAATATGTAGAAGATGCTCTAGCAGAAGAAATAATTACTTCGAAAATAGCATCAGGTGATGAAATTTTTATGGATTTAGACGAAACAATGCAAGAGTTGACCGTTACCATAAAAAAAGCGAAAAAGCCAACTAGTTAA
- the gyrA gene encoding DNA gyrase subunit A, translating into MSDGERLIPINIEDEMKSAYIDYSMSVIVSRALPDVRDGLKPVHRRVLYGMYDLGVFSNRAHKKSARIVGEVLGKYHPHGDTSVYDAMVRMAQEWSLRYLLVDGQGNFGSIDGDSPAAMRYTEARMKKMSEDIMADIDKETVDFQLNFDDTLQEPTVMPTRVPNLLINGASGIAVGMATNMAPHNLTEVIDGTLAYIDNNDIEIDELITHIKAPDFPTGGTIYGMEGVREAFKTGRGRIVIRAKISFEESNGKEAIIVSEIPYQVNKAEMIKKTADLINDKKIEGISNIRDESDRNGMRIVYELKRDAVPNVVLNTLYKFTQLQSSFSVNNIALVNGRPQMLNVKELIHYFVEHRHDVVIRRTQFELRKAEERAHILEGLIIASDNIDEVIALIRSSKDGDEARGKLIERFSLSDIQARAIVEMRLRQLTGLEQDKLRAEYEEIMKLIQRLRDLLASKELRMELIKEELIEIKDKYGDARRSLIEYSGGDVSIEDLIADENVVITISHAGYIKRTNLSEYKTQNRGGVGQKSAGTRDQDFLEHMYVATNHQYMMFFTQKGKCFWMRVYEIPEGSKTAKGRALQNLINIESDDKVKAFICTQDLKDKEYTNSHNLIMVTKKGQVKKTSLDKYSKPRVNGVAAITIREDDELLGAQLTNGQSQIILAVKSGKLVRFEETKTRPMGRTASGVRGITLKDETDEVIGMVTVNDMESEILVVAENGYGKRSSLDEYRITNRGGKGVKTLNITEKTGKLISINSVTDADDLMIINKSGLTIRMAVEDLRVMGRATQGVKLINIKGNDSIAAVTKVMKDDVSEPELDEDGNVIEVEAIERVKPVLEVLEDDGSVDDDEEDDDDIVEDDDSEDDSEDDE; encoded by the coding sequence ATGTCTGACGGAGAAAGGTTAATTCCTATTAACATCGAAGATGAAATGAAATCAGCTTACATCGATTATTCGATGTCAGTTATTGTCTCAAGAGCATTGCCAGATGTGCGTGACGGTTTAAAACCAGTGCACCGAAGAGTGTTATATGGAATGTATGATTTAGGAGTTTTTTCTAATAGAGCTCACAAAAAATCCGCAAGAATTGTTGGAGAAGTTTTAGGTAAGTATCACCCTCACGGAGATACTTCGGTTTATGATGCCATGGTTCGTATGGCTCAGGAATGGAGTTTACGTTATTTATTGGTTGACGGTCAAGGTAACTTTGGTTCTATTGATGGTGATAGTCCAGCAGCAATGCGTTATACTGAGGCCAGAATGAAAAAGATGTCGGAAGACATTATGGCAGATATCGACAAAGAAACCGTTGACTTTCAATTAAACTTTGACGATACGTTACAAGAACCAACCGTAATGCCAACCCGTGTTCCTAATTTATTGATTAACGGAGCATCAGGGATTGCAGTAGGTATGGCCACTAACATGGCGCCACACAATTTAACTGAAGTTATTGATGGGACATTAGCCTATATTGATAATAATGATATTGAAATTGACGAATTAATTACACACATCAAAGCACCTGATTTTCCAACGGGAGGAACCATTTACGGAATGGAAGGCGTTCGTGAAGCTTTCAAAACAGGAAGAGGAAGAATCGTTATTCGTGCTAAAATAAGCTTTGAAGAATCCAACGGTAAAGAAGCGATTATTGTTTCTGAAATTCCATATCAGGTTAACAAGGCAGAAATGATTAAGAAAACTGCCGATTTGATTAATGATAAAAAAATCGAAGGTATTTCAAATATCCGAGATGAATCGGATAGAAACGGAATGCGTATTGTTTACGAATTAAAGCGTGATGCTGTTCCCAATGTAGTTTTAAATACGTTATATAAGTTCACTCAGCTGCAGTCTTCTTTCAGTGTCAATAATATTGCATTGGTAAACGGAAGACCACAGATGTTGAATGTAAAAGAATTGATTCATTATTTCGTAGAGCATCGTCATGATGTTGTTATCAGAAGAACACAATTTGAATTGCGTAAAGCCGAAGAAAGAGCTCATATTTTAGAAGGATTAATTATTGCTTCCGATAATATTGATGAAGTTATTGCCTTAATTCGTTCTTCTAAAGACGGAGATGAAGCTCGAGGTAAATTGATTGAAAGATTTAGTTTATCTGATATTCAAGCTCGTGCTATTGTAGAAATGCGTTTACGTCAGTTAACAGGTCTTGAACAAGACAAGTTAAGAGCGGAATATGAAGAAATCATGAAATTAATTCAACGCTTGAGAGATTTATTAGCAAGCAAAGAATTGAGAATGGAATTGATTAAAGAAGAGTTAATTGAAATCAAAGATAAATACGGGGATGCTCGTCGTTCTCTTATAGAATACTCTGGTGGCGATGTTAGTATTGAAGATTTGATTGCGGATGAAAATGTTGTAATCACTATTTCTCATGCGGGTTATATCAAACGTACTAACTTATCAGAATACAAAACACAGAATAGAGGAGGAGTTGGACAAAAAAGCGCAGGAACCAGAGATCAAGATTTCTTAGAGCATATGTATGTAGCGACTAATCATCAATACATGATGTTCTTTACACAAAAAGGGAAATGTTTCTGGATGCGTGTCTATGAAATTCCAGAAGGAAGCAAAACTGCCAAAGGAAGAGCGTTGCAAAACCTTATCAACATTGAATCTGACGATAAAGTAAAAGCATTTATCTGTACACAAGATTTAAAAGATAAAGAATACACCAACAGCCACAACCTTATTATGGTGACCAAAAAAGGTCAGGTTAAGAAAACATCGTTAGATAAATATTCGAAACCTAGAGTTAATGGAGTTGCTGCCATCACCATCAGAGAAGATGATGAGTTATTAGGAGCACAATTGACTAATGGTCAAAGCCAAATTATATTAGCTGTTAAGTCTGGAAAATTAGTTCGTTTTGAAGAAACTAAGACTCGTCCAATGGGAAGAACAGCTTCTGGAGTTCGTGGAATTACTTTAAAAGATGAAACTGACGAAGTGATAGGAATGGTAACCGTAAACGATATGGAGAGCGAAATCCTAGTGGTGGCAGAAAACGGTTATGGAAAACGTTCTTCACTTGATGAGTACAGAATTACCAATAGAGGAGGAAAAGGAGTGAAAACCCTAAACATTACCGAGAAAACAGGAAAACTGATTTCTATCAATTCGGTTACAGATGCTGATGATTTAATGATTATCAACAAATCGGGATTGACTATCAGAATGGCTGTCGAAGATTTACGTGTAATGGGAAGAGCCACTCAAGGCGTTAAACTGATCAACATCAAAGGAAACGATTCTATTGCAGCCGTTACCAAAGTAATGAAAGATGATGTGTCTGAACCCGAATTAGATGAGGATGGAAATGTAATCGAGGTGGAAGCTATCGAAAGAGTAAAACCAGTATTAGAAGTTCTTGAAGACGATGGTTCAGTAGATGATGATGAGGAAGATGACGACGATATCGTTGAAGATGATGATAGTGAAGACGATTCAGAAGATGATGAATAA
- a CDS encoding tetratricopeptide repeat protein: MRIKHIMLASAVLVSVSSFAQKDELKKLKKIYDKETPSANDLVEYKANLDKLAPLATEEGDKVYYNFYKANTSGIEMALLGPNPSPAQLSKFLLPNTISEYAEASSATLAYEKKTGKKILTDDIENDVAVLKPILFSTAISFGEAKKYKEAADVLYALYQLDKKDQDKLFYAASYAVNALDYDKALDYYNQLKVLNYSGEGTVYWATNKASKKEETFNTKNERDVFVKTGTHEKPRDEKLESKRGEIYKNIALILVDKGKINEAKAAVAEAKKENPNDSSLVLTEADLYLKVNDFDTYTKLVNEALAKEPNNVDLVYNLGVISGNANKLDEAEKYYRRALEINPNYFDANLNLAELKLRADTKLVTEMNKLGTSEKDNKRFEVLKGERDKNFRSVLPYLEKAVELKGDNDAAKKTLLGVYKALEMTDKVKELKAKM, from the coding sequence ATGAGAATTAAACACATTATGCTTGCTTCGGCAGTATTAGTTTCTGTTTCGTCTTTTGCGCAAAAAGATGAGTTAAAAAAATTAAAAAAAATTTATGACAAAGAAACTCCTTCAGCAAACGATTTAGTTGAATATAAAGCAAATTTGGATAAACTAGCGCCTCTTGCCACAGAAGAAGGTGACAAGGTTTATTATAATTTTTATAAAGCAAATACCTCAGGAATTGAAATGGCATTGTTAGGACCAAATCCTAGTCCAGCTCAATTATCAAAATTTCTTTTACCAAATACTATTTCTGAGTATGCAGAAGCATCAAGTGCAACTTTAGCGTATGAGAAAAAAACAGGTAAAAAGATTTTAACAGATGATATTGAAAATGATGTGGCGGTCTTAAAACCTATTCTTTTTAGTACAGCTATTAGTTTTGGTGAAGCCAAAAAATATAAAGAAGCAGCAGATGTTTTGTACGCCTTATATCAATTGGATAAAAAAGATCAAGACAAATTATTTTATGCGGCTAGTTATGCTGTTAATGCATTAGATTATGATAAAGCATTAGATTATTACAATCAATTAAAAGTATTAAATTATTCTGGAGAGGGAACGGTATATTGGGCTACCAATAAAGCATCTAAAAAAGAAGAAACTTTTAATACTAAAAATGAAAGAGATGTTTTTGTAAAAACAGGTACTCATGAGAAGCCAAGAGATGAAAAGTTAGAATCTAAACGAGGTGAAATTTATAAAAATATTGCCTTAATATTAGTCGATAAAGGTAAAATAAACGAAGCTAAAGCTGCTGTAGCTGAAGCAAAAAAAGAAAACCCAAATGATAGCTCCTTAGTATTGACAGAAGCAGATTTGTATTTGAAAGTTAACGATTTTGATACCTACACTAAGTTAGTGAATGAAGCATTAGCCAAAGAACCTAATAATGTTGATTTAGTATATAACTTAGGGGTTATTAGTGGTAATGCTAACAAACTTGACGAAGCGGAAAAATATTATAGAAGAGCGTTAGAAATAAATCCCAATTATTTTGATGCTAATTTAAATTTGGCGGAATTAAAACTGAGAGCAGACACTAAACTTGTTACTGAAATGAATAAGTTAGGCACTTCAGAAAAGGACAACAAAAGGTTTGAAGTTTTAAAAGGGGAAAGAGACAAGAATTTTAGATCGGTATTGCCTTATCTTGAAAAAGCAGTCGAATTGAAAGGGGATAATGATGCTGCTAAGAAAACATTATTAGGCGTTTATAAAGCACTTGAAATGACTGATAAGGTTAAAGAGCTTAAAGCTAAAATGTAA